The following proteins are co-located in the Brachybacterium sacelli genome:
- a CDS encoding xylulokinase: protein MTHDAVSSADHTSPDVAAFLRDGRAHLGLELGSTRIKAALVDDAGAVLGTGSHAWENEFAEDNWTYSLEAAWDGIRDCYADLVRDVRERHHVELTQLASIGISAMMHGYLALDADGEQLTPFRTWRNTYTADAAALLSRTFGLNIPLRWSVSHLLHAILGGEEHVGRIDFLTTLSGYVHRRLTGRRVLGVGDASGMFPIAPEGDAYDPTLLARFAALDEAADLPWSLAEILPEVLVAGQDAGSLTAEGAALLDPTGALRPGAVAAPPEGDAGTGMVATQAVDPRTGNVSAGTSAFAMVVLEGPLSGPREEIDLVTTPSGDPVAMIHTNNCTTDLDAWLGLFSRFAELIGRPVDAEELYGALFGAGAEGESDAGGVLSYNYVSGEHQTGVPSGRPLLVREQEARFTLENFMRSQLYGAFGALAVGMEALLKDEGVQLDVMYAHGGIFRTKGVAQQVLADALATPVAVGESAGEGGAWGMALLAAYASGASGDESTVSLSEYLARQVFASQKLTTLQPEEAGMSGHATWLEGYRAGLQVERLAGEVLG from the coding sequence ATGACGCACGATGCCGTGTCTTCAGCAGACCACACCAGCCCCGATGTCGCCGCCTTTCTGCGGGACGGACGCGCGCACCTCGGCCTCGAGCTGGGCTCGACCCGGATCAAGGCGGCCCTCGTCGACGACGCCGGCGCGGTGCTCGGGACCGGCTCGCACGCCTGGGAGAACGAGTTCGCCGAGGACAACTGGACCTACTCGCTCGAAGCGGCGTGGGACGGGATCCGCGACTGCTACGCCGACCTCGTGCGCGACGTGCGCGAGCGCCACCACGTGGAGCTCACGCAGCTGGCCAGCATCGGCATCTCCGCGATGATGCACGGCTATCTCGCCCTCGACGCCGACGGCGAGCAGCTGACGCCCTTCCGCACCTGGCGCAACACCTACACGGCCGATGCCGCCGCCCTGCTCAGCCGCACCTTCGGCCTCAACATCCCGCTGCGCTGGAGCGTCTCCCACCTGCTGCACGCGATCCTGGGCGGCGAGGAGCACGTGGGCCGGATCGACTTCCTGACCACCCTGTCCGGCTACGTCCACCGGCGCCTGACGGGGCGCCGGGTGCTCGGAGTGGGCGATGCCAGCGGCATGTTCCCGATCGCTCCCGAGGGCGACGCCTACGACCCCACGCTCCTGGCACGCTTCGCCGCGCTCGACGAGGCCGCCGACCTCCCGTGGTCCCTGGCGGAGATCCTGCCCGAGGTGCTGGTCGCCGGCCAGGACGCCGGCTCCCTGACGGCCGAGGGGGCCGCGCTGCTCGACCCCACCGGCGCCCTGCGACCCGGCGCCGTGGCCGCGCCCCCGGAGGGCGACGCCGGCACCGGCATGGTCGCCACCCAGGCGGTGGACCCGCGCACCGGCAACGTCTCGGCAGGCACCAGTGCCTTCGCGATGGTGGTCCTGGAGGGGCCGCTGTCCGGGCCGCGCGAGGAGATCGATCTGGTCACCACGCCGTCCGGGGACCCGGTGGCGATGATCCACACCAACAACTGCACCACCGACCTGGACGCCTGGCTGGGCCTCTTCTCCCGCTTCGCCGAGCTCATCGGACGGCCCGTCGACGCGGAGGAGCTCTACGGCGCCCTGTTCGGCGCGGGCGCGGAGGGCGAGTCCGACGCCGGCGGTGTGCTGAGCTACAACTACGTCTCCGGAGAGCATCAGACGGGCGTGCCCTCGGGCCGTCCACTGCTGGTGCGCGAGCAGGAGGCCCGCTTCACGCTCGAGAACTTCATGCGCTCCCAGCTCTACGGCGCCTTCGGGGCGCTCGCTGTGGGCATGGAAGCCCTGCTGAAGGACGAGGGCGTCCAGCTCGACGTGATGTACGCCCATGGCGGCATCTTCCGCACGAAGGGCGTGGCCCAGCAGGTGCTGGCCGACGCTCTCGCCACCCCCGTCGCCGTCGGCGAGTCCGCCGGCGAGGGCGGCGCCTGGGGCATGGCGCTGCTGGCCGCGTACGCCTCCGGTGCGAGCGGCGACGAGAGCACGGTCTCGCTCAGCGAGTACCTCGCCCGGCAGGTCTTCGCCTCCCAGAAGCTGACCACGCTGCAGCCCGAGGAGGCCGGGATGTCAGGGCATGCGACGTGGCTGGAGGGCTACCGGGCCGGCCTGCAGGTCGAGCGCCTCGCCGGGGAAGTGCTGGGCTGA
- a CDS encoding sugar porter family MFS transporter, giving the protein MPDKKLSPGFIYFFGAFGGILFGYDIGVMTGALPFLMLDWNIGDDAAAVGWITSSLMLGAIFGGALSGQLSDRVGRRRAILLAAAIFALGSIALGITPHSGLAYMIAMRVFLGLAVGAASALVPAYMAEMAPARLRGRLSGLNQTMIVSGMLLSYVMAWFLQHLPTTWAWRSMLALAAVPAIILFLGVLRLPESPRFLIRGGRLDEARRVLDIIRPAGDVEGEIAQISAAAEIEERAAGRTTWASLLHSRYRYLVIAGVGVAAFQQFQGANAIFYYIPLIVADASGSTADSALLWPIVQGVILVLGSLVFLVIADRFRRRTLLTVGGVVMGLSFLMPALINSLMPSASPMLIVLFLSMYVAFYSFTWAPLTWVIVGEVFPLVIRGRAAGTASSFNWIGSFLVGLLFPIMTASMPQPVVFATFGIICLLGVLFVRTCVPETRGRSLEDIESEGARRAGLELGTDAAPSDPSQHSLSR; this is encoded by the coding sequence GTGCCTGACAAGAAGCTCTCACCGGGTTTCATCTATTTCTTCGGCGCCTTCGGAGGAATTCTCTTCGGATATGACATCGGCGTGATGACCGGTGCCCTTCCGTTCCTGATGCTCGACTGGAACATCGGTGACGACGCCGCCGCGGTCGGCTGGATCACCTCCTCGCTCATGCTGGGTGCGATCTTCGGCGGAGCCCTGTCCGGTCAGCTCTCCGACCGGGTGGGTCGACGTCGCGCGATCCTTCTGGCCGCGGCGATCTTCGCGCTCGGCTCCATCGCGCTCGGCATCACCCCGCACAGCGGCCTCGCCTACATGATCGCGATGCGCGTGTTCCTCGGCCTCGCCGTCGGTGCCGCCTCCGCGCTCGTGCCCGCCTACATGGCGGAGATGGCCCCGGCGCGGCTGCGCGGCCGGCTCTCGGGCCTGAACCAGACCATGATCGTCTCCGGAATGCTGCTGTCCTACGTCATGGCGTGGTTCCTGCAGCACCTGCCCACCACCTGGGCCTGGCGCTCCATGCTGGCGCTGGCCGCCGTGCCCGCCATCATCCTGTTCCTCGGGGTGCTGCGCCTGCCGGAGTCCCCTCGCTTCCTGATCCGCGGCGGTCGTCTCGACGAGGCCCGACGGGTGCTCGACATCATCCGCCCCGCCGGCGACGTCGAGGGCGAGATCGCCCAGATCAGCGCGGCCGCGGAGATCGAGGAGCGCGCCGCCGGCCGGACCACCTGGGCCTCGCTGCTGCACTCCCGCTACCGATACCTCGTGATCGCCGGCGTCGGCGTCGCCGCCTTCCAGCAGTTCCAGGGCGCGAATGCGATCTTCTACTACATCCCCCTGATCGTCGCCGACGCCAGCGGCTCCACCGCCGACTCCGCATTGCTGTGGCCGATCGTCCAGGGCGTCATCCTCGTGCTCGGCTCGCTGGTCTTCCTGGTGATCGCCGACCGCTTCCGCCGACGCACGCTGCTGACCGTCGGCGGAGTGGTGATGGGGCTGTCCTTCCTCATGCCGGCGCTGATCAACTCGCTGATGCCCTCGGCCAGCCCCATGCTCATCGTGCTGTTCCTGAGCATGTACGTGGCGTTCTACTCCTTCACCTGGGCGCCGCTGACCTGGGTGATCGTCGGCGAGGTGTTCCCGCTGGTGATCCGCGGCCGGGCCGCCGGAACGGCGTCCTCCTTCAACTGGATCGGCTCGTTCCTCGTCGGCCTGCTGTTCCCGATCATGACGGCCTCGATGCCGCAGCCGGTCGTGTTCGCGACCTTCGGCATCATCTGCCTGCTGGGCGTGCTCTTCGTGCGCACCTGCGTCCCGGAGACGCGGGGACGCTCCCTCGAGGACATCGAGTCCGAGGGCGCCCGACGCGCGGGCCTCGAGCTCGGCACCGATGCCGCTCCGTCCGATCCCTCGCAGCACTCCCTGTCCCGCTGA
- a CDS encoding L-ribulose-5-phosphate 4-epimerase → MTLVLAELPAEVQAAVAAARERVAALHAELPRNQLVVWTAGNVSERVRLPEGSEVPGLLVIKPSGVSYDELSAQNMVVCTLDGQKIADGTPASLVPSSDTAAHAYVYAHLEEVGGVVHTHSTYATAWAARGEEIPCVLTMMGDEFGGPIPVGPFAVIGDDSIGRGIVETLRGSRSRAVLMQNHGPFTIGKDARDAVKAAVMCEEVARTVHVSRQLGEPLPIPQELVDSLYDRYQNVYGQHEKAADTPEPGTDAR, encoded by the coding sequence ATGACCCTCGTCCTTGCCGAACTGCCCGCCGAGGTGCAGGCGGCCGTCGCCGCCGCCCGCGAACGCGTCGCCGCCCTGCACGCCGAGCTGCCCCGCAACCAGCTGGTGGTGTGGACCGCCGGGAACGTCTCCGAGCGAGTGCGCCTGCCGGAGGGCTCGGAGGTGCCGGGCCTGCTGGTCATCAAGCCCTCCGGGGTCTCCTACGACGAGCTGTCGGCCCAGAACATGGTGGTGTGCACCCTGGACGGGCAGAAGATCGCCGACGGCACCCCCGCCTCCCTGGTCCCCTCCTCGGACACCGCCGCCCACGCCTATGTGTACGCGCATCTGGAGGAGGTGGGCGGGGTGGTGCACACGCACTCGACCTACGCGACCGCGTGGGCGGCCCGCGGTGAGGAGATCCCCTGCGTGCTGACGATGATGGGCGATGAGTTCGGCGGGCCGATCCCCGTCGGCCCCTTCGCGGTCATCGGTGACGACTCCATCGGCCGCGGCATCGTCGAGACCCTGCGCGGGTCCCGCTCCCGCGCGGTGCTGATGCAGAACCACGGCCCCTTCACCATCGGCAAGGACGCCCGCGACGCCGTGAAGGCGGCGGTGATGTGCGAGGAGGTCGCCCGCACGGTGCACGTCTCCCGCCAGCTCGGCGAACCCCTGCCGATCCCGCAGGAGCTCGTCGATTCCCTGTACGACCGCTACCAGAACGTCTACGGCCAGCACGAGAAGGCCGCCGACACCCCCGAACCGGGCACCGACGCCCGCTGA
- the araA gene encoding L-arabinose isomerase yields the protein MRNPFETREIWFLTGSQGLYGPETLDQVAEQSRTIADALDAASDIPVRILWKPVLTDRDAIRETALAANANPACVGVIAWMHTFSPAKMWIQGLDALATPLLHLHTQANVELPWSTIDMDFMNLNQAAHGDREFGYIATRLGVNRKTVVGHASDPGVQAKVGRWARAATGWAEMHSLKLARFGDNMRGVAVTEGDKTEAELRLGVSVNTWGVNDLVEVVDAVEESAIDALVAEYEGTYEVAEELRTGGERHESLRYGARQELGLRSFLDEGGFGAFTTNFEDLGGLRQLPGLAVQRLMADGYGFGAEGDWKTAILVRVAAVMGYGLPGGASLMEDYTYELTPGQEKILGAHMLEVSPSLTTAKPTLEIHPLGIGDREDPVRLKFSADAGPAVVVAMSDMRERFRLIANVVEVVEPDQDLPKLPVACAVWEPAPDFATSAECWLTAGAAHHTVMSNAVDLETWQDLAQIGDLELAVIDEETTVRAFAQELRTNQVFYRLGQGF from the coding sequence ATGCGCAACCCCTTCGAGACCCGCGAGATCTGGTTCCTGACCGGCAGCCAGGGACTGTACGGCCCCGAGACGCTCGACCAGGTCGCCGAGCAGTCCCGCACCATCGCCGACGCCCTCGACGCCGCCTCCGACATCCCCGTGAGGATCCTCTGGAAGCCGGTGCTCACCGACCGCGACGCGATCCGCGAGACCGCCCTGGCCGCCAATGCGAATCCCGCCTGCGTGGGCGTCATCGCCTGGATGCACACCTTCTCCCCCGCGAAGATGTGGATCCAGGGCCTGGACGCCCTCGCCACGCCGCTGCTGCACCTGCACACGCAGGCCAACGTCGAGCTGCCCTGGTCCACGATCGACATGGACTTCATGAACCTCAACCAGGCCGCGCACGGCGACCGCGAGTTCGGATACATCGCTACCCGCCTCGGCGTGAACCGCAAGACCGTGGTCGGCCACGCGAGCGATCCGGGCGTGCAGGCCAAGGTGGGGCGCTGGGCGCGGGCCGCCACCGGCTGGGCCGAGATGCACTCGCTGAAGCTCGCCCGCTTCGGCGACAACATGCGGGGCGTGGCCGTCACCGAGGGCGACAAGACCGAGGCCGAGCTGCGCCTGGGCGTGTCCGTGAACACCTGGGGCGTGAACGACCTGGTCGAGGTCGTCGACGCCGTCGAGGAGAGCGCGATCGACGCGCTGGTCGCGGAGTACGAGGGGACCTACGAGGTCGCCGAGGAGCTCCGCACCGGCGGTGAGCGCCACGAGTCGCTGCGTTACGGCGCCCGCCAGGAGCTCGGCCTGCGCAGCTTCCTCGACGAGGGCGGCTTCGGCGCGTTCACCACGAACTTCGAGGACCTCGGCGGGCTGCGCCAGCTGCCGGGTCTGGCGGTCCAGCGACTCATGGCCGACGGCTACGGCTTCGGCGCCGAGGGTGACTGGAAGACGGCGATCCTGGTGCGGGTCGCCGCGGTGATGGGTTACGGCCTGCCCGGCGGGGCCTCTCTGATGGAGGACTACACCTACGAGCTCACCCCCGGCCAGGAGAAGATCCTGGGCGCCCACATGCTCGAGGTCTCCCCCTCGCTGACCACCGCGAAGCCGACGCTGGAGATCCATCCGTTGGGGATCGGCGACCGCGAGGACCCGGTGCGCCTGAAGTTCTCGGCCGACGCGGGCCCCGCCGTCGTGGTGGCCATGAGCGACATGCGCGAGCGATTCCGGCTCATCGCCAACGTGGTCGAGGTCGTCGAGCCCGACCAGGACCTGCCGAAGCTGCCGGTGGCCTGCGCCGTCTGGGAGCCCGCTCCCGATTTCGCGACCTCCGCCGAGTGCTGGCTGACGGCCGGCGCCGCCCACCACACGGTGATGAGCAATGCCGTGGACCTGGAGACCTGGCAGGACCTGGCCCAGATCGGCGACCTCGAGCTCGCGGTGATCGACGAGGAGACGACGGTGCGCGCCTTCGCCCAGGAGCTGCGCACGAATCAGGTGTTCTACCGCCTCGGCCAGGGCTTCTGA
- a CDS encoding sugar phosphate isomerase/epimerase family protein: MPYGVIAPIDQQETALAAGADYLESTIVGVLVDAEDDGRWRPVHAAPAHRVPSFAILVPGTLRVSDPSVPIREVSSYLEVALDAIAAVAEPGAKIVFGSGAARTIGPEIPVAEGSARFAEVLVIARDAAWARDLEIVLEPLNAGESDLIHSVQEAAGFLDAHDIQGVRIVADLYHVQLEGESFDVLERLAGRIGHVHVADSGRIPPGQGDWPLSDFLAALRRGGYREGVTIECSWKDLAAELPAALAAVREADPGAA, translated from the coding sequence GTGCCCTACGGAGTCATCGCCCCCATCGATCAGCAGGAGACGGCCCTCGCCGCCGGAGCCGACTATCTGGAGTCCACGATCGTCGGCGTGCTCGTCGACGCGGAGGACGACGGCCGCTGGCGGCCCGTCCACGCCGCCCCCGCCCATCGGGTCCCGTCCTTCGCGATCCTGGTGCCCGGGACCCTCAGGGTCTCCGACCCCTCGGTGCCGATCCGCGAGGTCAGCTCGTATCTCGAGGTCGCGCTCGACGCGATCGCCGCCGTCGCGGAGCCGGGGGCGAAGATCGTCTTCGGCAGCGGCGCGGCGCGGACGATCGGCCCGGAGATCCCGGTGGCCGAGGGCTCGGCGCGATTCGCCGAGGTGCTCGTGATCGCGCGGGACGCGGCGTGGGCCCGGGACCTCGAGATCGTGCTCGAACCGCTGAACGCGGGCGAGAGCGACCTCATCCACTCCGTGCAGGAAGCGGCCGGGTTCCTCGATGCTCACGACATCCAGGGCGTGCGGATCGTCGCGGATCTCTACCACGTCCAGCTCGAGGGAGAATCCTTCGACGTCCTCGAGCGCCTCGCCGGCCGGATCGGCCACGTGCACGTGGCCGATTCGGGTCGCATCCCGCCCGGCCAGGGGGACTGGCCCCTCTCCGACTTCCTCGCGGCGCTGCGCCGCGGCGGCTACCGCGAGGGCGTGACCATCGAATGCAGCTGGAAGGATCTGGCGGCAGAACTCCCGGCCGCGCTCGCCGCCGTGCGGGAGGCGGACCCCGGCGCGGCCTGA